In a single window of the Sesamum indicum cultivar Zhongzhi No. 13 linkage group LG16, S_indicum_v1.0, whole genome shotgun sequence genome:
- the LOC105178685 gene encoding uncharacterized protein LOC105178685: MILSCNFSPLPPKVNYSSFPRTSFSPPKSLVFSSAGSNHSPRFSKILPFLINRKKGHLQICRSSFNTQSPQDPPLVSSSSEENDLLADGGNGGDGGGEERDWTTSFLLFAFWAGLMYYVFFLAPDQTPVTDVYFLKKLLNLKGDDGFEMNPVLVAEWYIMGLWPLVYSMLLLPTARSSKSKIPVWPFVTLSFFGGAYALIPYFVLWKPPAPPVEESELRRWPLNFLESKLTAAITMAAGVAIMVYAFSSGGDLWKEFYQYFKGSKFIHIMTIDFGLLSTFAPFWVYNDMTARKWDGKGSWLLPLSLIPFLGPALYLLLRPSLSAAPIALAPSSDEA; encoded by the exons atGATACTCTCCTGCAACTTCTCTCCTCTGCCACCCAAAGTCAACTACTCTTCTTTCCCAAGAACATCATTTTCTCCGCCCAAATCCCTAGTATTTTCGTCTGCAGGGTCAAATCACAGCCCAAGATTCTCCAAAATCTTGCCATTTTTAATCAACCGGAAAAAGGGTCACCTTCAAATATGCCGGAGTTCATTTAACACCCAAAGTCCGCAAGACCCACCTcttgtttcttcttcatctgAGGAAAATGACCTTCTTGCTGATGGTGGGAATGGTGGGGATGGTGGTGGGGAGGAGAGGGACTGGACGACGTCGTTCTTGCTGTTTGCTTTCTGGGCTGGTCTCATGTACTATGTTTTCTTCCTTGCTCCTGACCAGACACCG GTAACGGACgtgtatttcttgaaaaagctACTGAATTTGAAAGGAGATGATGGTTTTGAAATGAATCCAGTATTGGTAGCTGAATGGTACATCATGGGGTTATGGCCTTTGGTATATAGTATGCTGCTCCTTCCCACTGCCAGAAG CTCAAAAAGCAAAATTCCAGTTTGGCCGTTTGTTACTCTGTCATTTTTTGGAGGTGCATATGCTCTTATTCCGTATTTTGTTCTGTGGAAGCCACCGGCTCCACCTGTTGAAGAATCTGAGCTTAGGAGATGGCCTCTAAACTTCCTGGAGTCGAAATTAACTGCAGCG ATTACAATGGCTGCAGGGGTAGCTATAATGGTTTATGCATTTTCATCTGGCGGTGACTTGTGGAAGGAATTTTACCAGTACTTCAAGGGAAGCAAATTT ATCCATATCATGACAATTGATTTTGGTTTGCTGTCGACGTTTGCGCCTTTCTGGGTGTACAATGACATGACTGCTCGAAAATG GGATGGCAAAGGGTCTTGGCTTCTTCCTTTGTCGCTGATTCCATTCTTAGGCCCTGCCCTCTATCTTCTCTTACGACCGTCGTTATCAGCGGCTCCAATTGCATTAGCACCATCTTCTGATGAAGCATGA